Proteins encoded by one window of Arachis hypogaea cultivar Tifrunner chromosome 1, arahy.Tifrunner.gnm2.J5K5, whole genome shotgun sequence:
- the LOC112790350 gene encoding 65-kDa microtubule-associated protein 1, which produces MAVTDSQNPLLGEDTCGSLLNKLQEIWDEVGESDEERDKMLLQIEQECLDVYKRKVEQAAKSRACLLQSLSDAKIELCNLLSALGEKGFAGMPEKTSGTIKEQLAAIAPILEKLWQQKDERVKEFSDVQSQIEKICGEIAGDLSPSDQTGPPAVDESNLSLKKLDEFQSQLQELQKEKSERLHKVHEFVSTVHDLCSVLSMDFLSTVTEVHPSLDDSTSVNSKSISNGTLARLANTVSTLNEEKQKRLHKLQELASQLVDLWNLMDTPPEERSLFDHVTCNMSTSVDEVTVPGALALDLIEQAEVEVERLDQLKASRMKEIAFKKQAELEEIFARAHIEIEPEAAREKIMSLIDSGNIEPTELLADMDNQIAKAKEEALSRKEILDKVEKWMSACEEESWLEDYNRDDNRYNASRGAHLNLKRAEKARILVNKIPALVDTLVARTRAWEEVHDMSFAYDGVPLLAMLDEYAMLRHEREEEKRRMRDQKKYHEQQNTEQDSPFGTKPSPARPVGSKKVVGPRANGGANGTPNRRLSLNAHQNGSKSTSKDGKRDRQSAPLNYVSISKEDAASHVSGSEPVPASP; this is translated from the exons ATGGCAGTGACAGATTCACAAAATCCTCTTCTTGGAGAAGACACCTGTGGTTCCTTGTTAAATAAGCTGCAG GAAATATGGGATGAAGTTGGTGAGAGCGATGAGGAGCGAGACAAGATGCTTCTTCAAATAGAGCAAGAGTGCTTGGATGTGTACAAGAGAAAGGTTGAACAGGCTGCTAAGTCAAGGGCATGCCTTCTTCAATCTTTATCTGATGCTAAGATTGAGCTTTGTAATCTTCTATCGGCTCTTGGAGAGAAGGGCTTTGCTGGAATG CCGGAAAAAACTTCGGGCACTATCAAGGAACAGCTTGCAGCTATAGCACCAATACTTGAAAAGTTATGGCAACAAAAGGATGAAAGAGTAAAGGAGTTTTCGGATGTGCAGTCGCAGATTGAAAAGATATGTGGAGAGATTGCCGGCGACTTGAGCCCTAGTGATCAGACAGGACCGCCCGCAGTTGATGAGTCTAATCTGTCCTTGAAGAAATTAGATGAATTTCAATCCCAACTACAAGAACTTCAAAAGGAAAAG AGTGAGAGGTTGCACAAGGTTCATGAATTTGTGAGTACTGTGCATGATCTTTGTTCGGTCCTTAGTATGGATTTCTTGAGTACTGTGACTGAGGTTCATCCGAGCTTAGATGATTCTACCAGTGTTAACTCCAAAAGCATAAGCAACGGCACACTAGCTCGGCTGGCTAATACAGTATCAACACTGAATGAAGAAAAACAGAAAAGGCTACACAAG CTCCAAGAATTGGCTTCCCAGTTGGTTGACCTGTGGAATCTAATGGATACTCCTCCGGAGGAGAGAAGTCTATTTGACCATGTTACCTGCAATATGTCAACTTCTGTGGATGAAGTCACTGTTCCTGGTGCTCTTGCTTTGGATCTGATTGAGCAG GCTGAAGTGGAAGTAGAGAGGCTCGATCAGCTGAAAGCCAGCAGGATGAAAGAAATTGCTTTCAAGAAGCAAGCAGAACTTGAAGAGATATTTGCCCGTGCTCATATTGAAATAGAGCCAGAAGCTGCTCGAGAGAAGATTATGTCGCTGATTGATTCTGGAAACATCGAACCAACTGAATTGCTGGCTGACATGGACAATCAAATAGCAAAGGCGAAAGAAGAAGCTTTAAGCCGAAAAGAAATATTGGACAAGGTTGAGAAGTGGATGTCAGCATGTGAGGAAGAGAGCTGGCTTGAGGACTATAATCGG GATGATAACAGGTATAATGCAAGCAGAGGTGCACACTTAAACCTGAAACGTGCAGAGAAAGCTAGGATACTAGTCAACAAAATTCCAG CTTTGGTTGACACATTGGTTGCTAGAACTCGAGCATGGGAAGAAGTTCATGACATGTCATTCGCATACGACGGTGTTCCCCTTCTTGCTATGTTAGATGAATACGCCATGCTCAGGcatgaaagagaagaggaaaaacgaAGGATGAGG GACCAAAAGAAGTATCATGAACAGCAAAACACAGAACAGGATTCTCCTTTTGGCACAAAACCCAGCCCTGCTCGGCCGGTTGGCAGCAAGAAGGTAGTTGGCCCTCGTGCTAACGGAGGAGCTAACGGCACTCCTAACCGACGACTCTCTCTGAATGCCCATCAGAATGGAAGCAAGTCTACATCAAAAGATGGGAAAAGGGATAGACAATCTGCTCCCCTGAATTATGTTTCCATATCAAAAGAAGATGCTGCTTCCCATGTTTCTGGTTCTGAACCAGTCCCCGCATCACCCTAA
- the LOC112790337 gene encoding grpE protein homolog 2, mitochondrial, translated as MSLYRVFSRSSRSLCRSFTLLYASAKPQSMPTTLSNHFHSLVHQSPNKLIPIQSKLLNLPINSFSNPRFGFSSSASPEPASDDPAKTTEEANVTDHSNQAKSMDQTKESDIGSECDLSRDDLIKLAAEKEGLLKVKQKEIEKMQDKVLRTYAEMENVMDRTRREAENSKKFAIQNFAKSLLDVADNLGRASSVVKESFSKIEAPNDSVEAAQLLKTLLEGVEMTEKQLVEVFKKFGVEKFDPTNEAFNPHRHNAIFQMPDASKPPGTVGVVLKAGYMLHERVLRPAEVGVTQQAED; from the exons ATGTCGCTATACAGGGTCTTCTCTCGTTCTTCAAGGTCCTTGTGTCGAAGCTTTACGCTTCTATATGCTTCCGCAAAGCCCCAATCCATGCCCACAACGCTCTCCAATCACTTTCATTCCCTCGTGCATCAATCGCCAAACAAG CTGATTCCAATTCAATCCAAGTTATTGAACCTACCAATAAATTCATTTTCAAATCCAAGATTTGGTTTTTCTTCATCGGCTTCCCCTGAACCTGCAAGTGATGACCCTGCAAAGACAACTGAAGAAGCTAATGTAACTGATCACAGTAATCAAGCGAAGTCTATGGATCAGACGAAAGAATCAG ATATAGGGAGTGAATGTGACCTATCAAGGGATGATTTAATAAAGCTTGCAGCTGAGAAAGAAGGACTTTTGAAGGTAAAGCAAAAAGAGATTGAGAAAATGCAGGATAAAGTTCTACGTACTTATGCCGAGATGGAGAATGTCATGGATAGGACTAGACGTGAAGCAGAGAATTCGAAAAAATTTGCTATACAG AATTTTGCGAAGAGTTTACTAGATGTTGCTGATAACTTGGGAAGAGCTTCCTCTGTTGTAAAGGAGAGTTTTTCAAAGATTGAAGCACCAAATGACTCTGTTGAAGCTGCACAACTTCTGAAAACACTTCTTGAGGGTGTTGAAATGACTGAAAAACAGCTTGTAGAG GTATTCAAGAAGTTTGGTGTAGAAAAATTTGATCCCACAAATGAGGCATTCAATCCTCACAGGCATAATGCCATCTTCCAGATGCCTGATGCTTCCAAGCCCCCAGGCACTGTTGGAGTTGTTCTGAAG GCAGGTTATATGCTTCATGAAAGAGTTCTTCGTCCGGCAGAAGTTGGTGTTACCCAACAAGCAGAGGATTAA
- the LOC112790358 gene encoding indole-3-acetate O-methyltransferase 1 translates to MLPAMGDNVVVSNMELEKLLSMKGGRGEASYVNNSQAQAMHAKSMLHLLKETLDRVEVDASREMPFVVVDLGCSCGINTINVVDVMIKHITKRYEGLGLDPPEFTAFFSDLPSNDFNTLFQLLPPMPNYGVSMEECLAAKNHRSYFAAGVPGSFYRRLFPARSINVFHSAFSLHWLSQVPEAVTEKRSSAYNKGRVFIHGANEITAIAYKKQFQSDLAAFLRSRSVEMKRGGSMFLVCLGRTSVDPTDQGGAGLLFGTHFQDAWDDLVLQGLISSEKRDSFNIPVYAPSLQDFKEVVEGDGSFAIHKLEVFKGGSPLVVDQPDNASQVGKALANTCRSVSGVLVDAHIGEDLSHELFLRVEHRATCHGKDLLEQLQFYHIVASLSFLQS, encoded by the exons ATGTTGCCCGCCATGGGAGACAATGTTGTAGTGTCCAATATGGAGCTAGAGAAGTTGCTTAGCATGAAAGGAGGCAGAGGAGAAGCCAGCTATGTCAACAATTCCCAAGCACAG GCCATGCATGCGAAGTCAATGCTTCACCTTCTAAAAGAAACCCTAGACAGAGTTGAAGTAGATGCATCAAGAGAGATGCCATTTGTGGTGGTGGATTTGGGTTGTTCATGTGGGATCAACACAATAAACGTTGTGGATGTGATGATAAAGCACATTACGAAGCGCTATGAGGGTTTGGGATTGGATCCACCCGAATTCACAGCTTTCTTCTCCGATCTTCCTAGCAATGACTTCAACACTCTCTTTCAGCTCCTTCCACCCATGCCTAACTATGGAGTCAGCATGGAAGAGTGCCTCGCCGCCAAAAACCACCGTTCTTACTTTGCCGCCGGAGTCCCCGGCTCTTTCTACCGGAGGCTTTTTCCGGCCAGGTCCATCAATGTTTTCCACTCTGCCTTCTCTTTACATTGGTTATCTCAG GTGCCAGAAGCAGTAACGGAGAAGAGGTCAAGTGCATACAACAAAGGGAGAGTGTTCATCCATGGAGCCAATGAGATAACAGCAATTGCATACAAGAAACAGTTCCAATCAGACTTGGCAGCGTTCCTGAGGTCAAGATCtgtggagatgaagagaggtgggTCCATGTTCTTGGTTTGCTTGGGTAGAACCTCTGTGGACCCCACCGACCAGGGTGGTGCTGGTCTCCTCTTTGGGACCCACTTTCAGGATGCTTGGGATGATCTTGTCCTTCAG GGGTTAATTAGCAGTGAGAAACGTGACAGTTTCAACATTCCAGTTTATGCACCAAGCCTACAAGACTTCAAGGAGGTGGTTGAAGGTGACGGGTCATTCGCCATCCACAAGCTGGAGGTTTTCAAAGGAGGAAGCCCTCTTGTGGTTGACCAACCGGACAACGCCAGCCAAGTCGGAAAGGCCCTGGCCAACACCTGCCGGAGTGTCTCCGGCGTCCTTGTTGACGCCCACATCGGAGAAGACCTTAGCCACGAGCTCTTTCTTAGAGTGGAGCACAGAGCTACCTGCCATGGCAAAGACTTGTTAGAACAACTTCAGTTCTATCACATAGTTGCATCCCTTTCTTTTCTTCAATCATAA
- the LOC112790344 gene encoding uncharacterized protein — MEAVGSRLGRASSRYGAPTVFSGPVRKWKKKWVHVSSSSLHTTNTTNTHSHSTTTNTTTNNNVNSASSRLLLRRWTPITASSAAEDDGDPRDVSDEPPRRKFRYTPIAVLEEQKAVIEKVEDELIADRDQLPEDQRNVNHEIHGMLNMNEMSEESKDSNIGELDLGLSYPGINSKTQ; from the exons ATGGAAGCGGTGGGTTCAAGGCTAGGCCGAGCCTCCTCCCGCTACGGCGCACCCACCGTGTTCAGCGGCCCCGTCAGGAAGTGGAAGAAGAAGTGGGTCCAcgtctcttcttcctctttacaCACCACCAATACCACTAACACTCACTCTCACTCCACCACAACCAACACTACCACCAACAACAACGTCAACAGCGCTTCCTCTCGCCTCCTTCTCCGCCGTTGGACACCCATCACTGCCTCCTCTGCTGCCGAAGACGATGGCGACCCACGCGATGTCTCTGACGAGCCACCGCGAAGGAAGTTCCGCTATACTCCT ATTGCTGTGCTTGAAGAACAGAAGGCTGTTATTGAAAAGGTTGAAGATGAACTCATAGCTGATCGTGACCAATTGCCCGAAGATCAGAGAAATGTGAATCATGAGATCCACGGAATGCTGAATATGAATGAAATGTCAGAGGAGAGCAAG GATTCTAACATTGGTGAGTTGGATCTCGGTTTGAGCTATCCTGGCATCAACAGCAAAACACAGTGA